The following are encoded in a window of Kogia breviceps isolate mKogBre1 chromosome 12, mKogBre1 haplotype 1, whole genome shotgun sequence genomic DNA:
- the ADM2 gene encoding protein ADM2 produces the protein MARLLTVTLGCISFLYLQLPGALSLSLARSRPPERPREPPARTPSSALQSRHPAARPVVWKLHQALQPQRSASLAPAMGQPLRNGPRRHLGPRRPGAQLLRVGCVLGTCQVQNLSHRLWQLVGSAGPHDSAPVDPSSPHSYG, from the exons ATGGCCCGGCTCTTGACGGTCACCCTCGGTTGCATCAGCTTCCTCTACCTGCAGCTCCCAGGCGCGCTGTCCCTCAGCCTGGCCCGGAGCCGGCCGCCCGAGCGACCCAG GGAACCCCCAGCCCGGACTCCTTCCAGTGCCTTGCAGTCCCGGCACCCTGCAGCCCGGCCTGTGGTCTGGAAGCTGCACCAGGCCCTCCAGCCCCAGAGGAGTGCCAGCCTGGCCCCTGCTATGGGTCAGCCTCTCCGGAATGGCCCCCGCCGACACCTGGGTCCCCGCAGGCCCGGAGCCCAGCTCCTGCGTGTgggctgtgtgctgggcaccTGCCAGGTGCAGAACCTCAGCCACCGCCTATGGCAGCTTGTCGGCTCAGCCGGCCCACACGACTCAGCCCCTGTGGACCCCAGCAGCCCTCACAGCTACGGCTGA